A DNA window from Arachis hypogaea cultivar Tifrunner chromosome 18, arahy.Tifrunner.gnm2.J5K5, whole genome shotgun sequence contains the following coding sequences:
- the LOC112773104 gene encoding synaptotagmin-4: MGFIGGMIIGIAFGVGLIVAFARYESIRSKRRSDLAKTVAMFARMTVEDSRVLLPGKFYPSWVVFTKRQKLKWLNTQLDKMWPFINDAASELIKSSVEPILEQYKPVILASLTFSKLTLGTVAPQFTGIAILEEESGPNEFTIELEMQWDGDPNIVLDIKTKVGVVLPIQVKNIGFTGVFWLIFKPLVDEFPTFSAVSVSLREKKDLDFTLKVVGGDISALPGVSDAIEETIRDAIEDSITWPMRKVIPILPGDYSNLELKPVGILDVKLVQAKDLTNKDIIGKSDPFAVLFVRPLRDRTKTSKVINNDLNPIWNEHFEFIVEDADTQHLTVRVFDDEGISAAELIGCAQMPLKELEPGKVKIVWLKLVKDLEVHRDNKYRGEVHLELLYIPHGTDDSFRNPFDPDFALTIFEKTLKSGTEPEAEDITARKKNVIVRGVLSVTVISAEDLPVVDLMGKADPFVVLTLKKSEKKLKTRVVNESLNPVWNQTFDFVVEDGLHEMLIVEVWDHDTFGKDKMGKVIMTLTKVILEGEYQETYTLEGAKSGRLTLHLRWTPQHKYRDP, encoded by the exons ATGGGATTCATCGGCGGGATGATCATCGGCATCGCCTTCGGCGTTGGATTGATCGTTGCTTTTGCTCGCTACGAAAGCATTCGATCCAAGCGTCGTTCTGATTTG GCGAAGACGGTGGCGATGTTTgcgaggatgacggtggaagatTCTAGAGTACTTCTGCCTGGAAAGTTCTACCCTTCATGGGTTGTATTCACTAAGAGACAGA AGTTAAAATGGCTCAACACGCAACTCGACAAGATGTGGCCATTCATCAATGAT GCAGCTTCGGAGTTGATAAAGAGTAGTGTGGAGCCAATTCTAGAGCAATATAAGCCAGTTATTTTGGCTTCTCTTACCTTCTCCAAGTTGACCCTTGGCACAGTGGCTCCACAATTTACCG GAATTGCCATACTTGAAGAGGAAAGTGGGCCTAATGAATTTACCATAGAGTTAGAGATGCAGTGGGATGGTGACCCCAACATTGTTCTTGATATCAAAACCAAAGTTGGCGTCGTACTTCCCATCCAG GTAAAAAATATTGGATTCACTGGGGTCTTTTGGTTGATATTCAAACCACTAGTGGATGAGTTCCCTACTTTTTCAGCTGTTTCTGTTTCATTGAGAGAAAAG AAAGATCTGGATTTTACTCTAAAAGTAGTCGGCGGTGATATATCAGCTTTACCGGGGGTATCTGATGCTATAGAG GAAACAATTCGGGATGCTATTGAAGACTCTATAACTTGGCCAATGCGCAAAGTCATACCAATTTTACCTGGGGATTACAG TAATCTGGAGTTGAAACCGGTTGGAATATTAGATGTGAAACTGGTGCAAGCAAAGGACTTAACAAATAAGGATATCATTGGTAAATCCGACCCTTTTGCTGTTCTGTTTGTAAGGCCACTTCGTGATAGAACCAAAACAAGCAAAGTAATC AACAATGACTTGAATCCAATATGGAATGAGCACTTTGAGTTCATTGTTGAAGATGCGGATACACAGCACTTGACTGTAAGAGTTTTCGATGATGAAGGCATTTCTGCTGCCGAGCTTATTGGTTGTGCCCAAATGCCTCTAAAGGAACTAGAACCTGGTAAAGTCAAGATTGTGTGGTTGAAACTGGTCAAGGATTTGGAGGTCCATAGGGATAACAAATACAGGGGTGAG GTGCACTTGGAGCTGTTGTACATCCCACATGGAACAGATGACAGCTTTAGGAACCCCTTCGACCCTGATTTCGCATTGACCATATTCGAGAAGACCCTCAAGAGTGGAACTGAACCAGAGGCTGAGGATATTACAGCACGAAAGAAGAACGTCATTGTAAGAGGTGTTCTCTCTGTGACGGTTATTTCAGCTGAAGACTTGCCAGTTGTGGACTTAATGGGCAAGGCTGATCCATTTGTTGTCCTGACGTTGAAGAAATCAGAGAAAAAACTCAAGACTAGG GTCGTAAATGAATCCTTAAATCCAGTTTGGAATCAAACATTTGACTTTGTTGTAGAGGACGGCTTACATGAAATGTTAATTGTTGAAGTCTGGGATCACGATACTTTTGGGAAG GACAAAATGGGAAAAgtgataatgactctaacaaaggTGATCTTAGAAGGGGAATATCAGGAAACGTATACACTAGAGGGAGCTAAATCTGGAAGGCTTACTTTGCATCTGAGATGGACACCACAGCACAAGTACCGGGATCCTTAG
- the LOC112769423 gene encoding uncharacterized protein encodes MKHTSSEALPSLPSAPPSSDQSQPATSSSSSASSSDKPSPSSSSAAAAEDLAVTTRDGGGGAAAQETVVVDRRGEHAAVCRWTVQNFPRVKARALWSKYFEVGGYDCRLLVYPKGDSQALPGYISIYLQIMDPRGTSSSKWDCFASYRLAIVNLADDSKTIHRDSWHRFSSKKKSHGWCDFTPSSTVFDPKLGYLNAANDGVLITADILILNESVNFTRDNNEVQSSSSLSSGSAASSSVVAGPVSDVLSGKFTWKVHNFSLFKEMIKTQKIMSPVFPAGECNLRISVYQSSVNGVEYLSMCLESKDTDKTVMLSDRSCWCLFRMSVLNQKPGLNHMHRDSYGRFAADNKSGDNTSLGWNDYMKMSDFIGTESGFLVDDTAVFSTSFHVIKEFSSFSKNGAMIAGRSVGGARKSDGHIGKFTWRIENFTRLKDLLKKRKITGLCIKSRRFQIGNRDCRLIVYPRGQSQPPCHLSVFLEVTDSRNTSSDWSCFVSHRLSVVNQRMEEKSVTKESQNRYSKAAKDWGWREFVTLTSLFDQDSGFLVQDTVIFSAEVLILKETSIMQDFTDNDSELSNGGSLVDSFGKRSSFTWKVENFLSFKEIMETRKIFSKFFQAGGCELRIGVYESFDTICIYLESDQAVGSDPDKNFWVRYRMAVVNQKNPAKTVWKESSICTKTWNNSVLQFMKVSDMLEADAGFLVRDTVVFVCEILDCCPWFDFADLEVLASEDDQDALTTDPDELIDSEDSEGISGDEEDIFRNLLSRAGFHLSYGDNPSQPQVTLREKLLMDAGAIAGFLTGLRVYLDDPAKVKRLLLPTKLSGNCDGNKTSKADESSPSLMNLLMGVKVLQQAIIDLLLDIMVECCQPSEGVPVADSVDACSKPPDGSGAASPLECDRENGAIESIQVPVYERLDSVVEESGGTSAVQSSDLNGNVIQEKAVPGQPICPPETSAAGSDNATLRSKTKWPEQSEELLGLIVNSLRALDGAVPQGCPEPRRRPQSAQKIALVLDKAPKHLQADLVALVPKLVELSEHPLAACALLERLQKPDAEPSLRIPVFEALNQLECGSEVWERILFQSFELLTDSNDEPLAATIDFIFKAASQCQHLPEAVRSVRVRLKNLGLDVSPCVLDFLSKTINSWGDVAETILRDIDCDDDYGDSCSALPCGIFLFGEHSTTTAGLHVIDEQAFRASRHFSDIYILFEMLSIPCLAVEASQTFEKAVARGVIGAQSVALVLESRLSQRLSNGARYVSENFQHPEGASEGDVSEQLGVQREDFTSVLGLAETLALSKDQCVREFVKLLYTILFRWYANESYRGRMLKRLVDRATSTADAGREVDFDLDVLVTLVCEEQEIIRPVLSMIREVAELANVDRAALWHQLCASEDEIIRVREESKIEISNMAKEKAIIAQKLSESEATSNRLKSEMRTEMDRFSREKKEILEQVQEVESQLEWLRSERDEEITKLSAEKKVLQDRLHDAETQISQLKSRKRDELKKVVKEKNALAERLKNAEAARKRFDEELKRFATENVTREEIRQSLEDEVRRLTQTVGQTEGEKREKEEQVARCEAYIDGMESKLQACQQYIHTLEASLQEEMSRHAPLYGAGLEALSMKELETLSRIHEDGLRQIHALQQRKGSPAGSPLMSPHGHGLPHSHGLYPAASLPMAVGMPPQIIPNGVGIHSNGHVNGAVGPWFNHT; translated from the exons AACCCTCGCCTTCATCCTCCTCCGCCGCCGCTGCGGAGGACCTCGCCGTAACCACCCGTGACGGAGGCGGCGGGGCCGCCGCACAGGAGACCGTCGTCGTCGATCGCCGTGGCGAGCACGCCGCAGTGTGCCGATGGACGGTGCAAAATTTCCCGCGAGTGAAGGCACGCGCCCTTTGGAGCAAGTACTTCGAGGTAGGAGGATACGATTGCCGGTTATTGGTGTACCCTAAGGGCGATTCGCAAGCTCTTCCAGGTTACATCTCAATCTATCTTCAAATCATGGACCCTCGCGGCACCTCTTCTTCCAAATGGGACTGTTTCGCCAGTTACCGTCTCGCAATCGTTAACCTCGCCGACGATTCCAAAACCATACACCGCGATTCTTGGCATCGATTCTCCAGCAAGAAGAAATCTCACGGTTGGTGCGATTTCACGCCTTCTTCAACCGTCTTCGATCCCAAACTAGGTTACCTAAACGCCGCCAACGACGGCGTTTTGATCACGGCCGACATACTCATCCTCAACGAGTCCGTTAACTTCACGCGCGATAACAACGAGGTCCAGTCTTCGTCCTCGTTGTCGTCCGGTTCGGCCGCAAGCTCTTCCGTCGTTGCTGGGCCGGTTTCGGATGTTCTGAGTGGAAAGTTCACTTGGAAGGTTCACAATTTTAGTTTGTTTAAGGAGATGATTAAGACGCAGAAGATAATGAGCCCTGTTTTCCCTGCTGGCGAGTGTAATTTGAGGATTAGTGTGTATCAGAGTTCGGTGAATGGTGTTGAGTATTTGTCAATGTGTTTGGAGAGTAAGGACACTGATAAGACTGTGATGTTGTCTGATAGGAGTTGCTGGTGTTTGTTTAGGATGTCTGTGTTGAACCAGAAGCCCGGTTTGAATCATATGCATAGGGATTCGTATGGGAGGTTCGCTGCGGATAATAAGAGTGGCGATAACACGAGTTTGGGGTGGAATGATTATATGAAAATGTCAGATTTCATAGGGACTGAGTCAGGGTTCTTGGTTGATGATACTGCAGTGTTTAGCACCTCGTTTCATGTGATTAAGGAGTTTAGTAGCTTCTCCAAGAATGGGGCTATGATTGCTGGAAGGAGCGTGGGTGGGGCGAGGAAGTCCGATGGCCATATCGGCAAGTTCACTTGGAGGATTGAAAATTTTACCAGATTGAAGGATttgctgaagaagaggaagattacTGGCCTTTGCATCAAGAGCAGGAGGTTTCAGATTGGTAACCGGGATTGTCGTCTTATTGTTTATCCCAGAG GGCAGTCCCAGCCACCATGCCACCTTTCAGTGTTTCTTGAAGTTACAGATTCTAGGAATACTTCCAGTGATTGGAGTTGTTTTGTTAGTCATCGTTTGTCAGTTGTGAACCAGAGGATGGAGGAGAAGTCTGTCACCAAGGAATCTCAGAACCGCTACTCCAAAGCTGCAAAGGATTGGGGCTGGCGTGAATTTGTGACACTTACAAGTCTCTTTGATCAAGATTCTGGTTTTCTTGTCCAGGACACTGTTATATTCTCTGCTGAAGTTCTTATATTGAAAGAGACATCAATAATGCAAGATTTTACCGATAATGATTCTGAATTGAGCAATGGTGGTTCCCTTGTTGATAGTTTTGGGAAAAGAAGTTCGTTTACATGGAAAGTGGAGAATTTCCTGTCTTTTAAGGAAATCATGGAGACTCGGAAAATCTTCAGTAAATTCTTTCAGGCTGGTGGATGTGAACTTCGGATCG GTGTCTACGAGTCCTTTGATACAATATGTATTTATTTAGAGAGTGACCAGGCTGTCGGTAGCGATCCTGATAAAAACTTCTGGGTCAGATACAGGATGGCTGTTGTGAATCAGAAAAATCCGGCCAAGACAGTGTGGAAAGAATCCTCTATCTGCACAAAGACGTGGAATAATTCCGTTTTACAATTCATGAAGGTCTCAGATATGCTAGAAGCAGATGCAGGGTTTCTTGTCCGTGACACCGTTGTTTTTGTATGCGAAATATTGGACTGCTGCCCTTGGTTTGATTTTGCTGATCTAGAG GTGTTGGCATCAGAGGATGATCAGGATGCATTGACAACTGATCCTGATGAGCTCATTGACTCTGAAGACAGTGAAGGGATAAGTGGAGATGAGGAAGATATTTTCAGAAATCTTCTTTCCCGAGCTGGATTCCATCTGTCATATGGAGATAATCCTTCACAGCCACAGGTTACTTTACGAGAGAAACTTTTAATGGATGCTGGTGCAATTGCTGGGTTTCTGACTGGACTTCGGGTTTATCTTGATGATCCTGCTAAAGTAAAGCGCTTGCTTCTTCCTACCAAGCTCTCTGGTAACTGTGATGGGAATAAGACCAGCAAGGCTGATGAGTCTTCACCTAGTTTGATGAATTTGCTGATGGGAGTTAAAGTATTGCAGCAAGCAATCATTGATTTACTACTGGATATAATGGTTGAATGCTGCCAGCCTTCTGAAGGGGTTCCTGTTGCTGATTCTGTGGATGCATGCTCGAAACCTCCAGATGGCAGTGGAGCTGCTAGTCCTCTTGAGTGTGATAGAGAAAATGGAGCAATTGAGTCAATCCAAGTTCCCGTTTACGAGAGGTTGGATTCTGTTGTTGAAGAGAGTGGCGGTACATCTGCTGTGCAGAGCTCTGATTTAAATGGGAATGTTATTCAGGAAAAGGCTGTTCCTGGACAACCTATTTGTCCACCAGAAACATCTGCTGCTGGTTCAGATAATGCAACTTTACGGTCAAAG ACAAAGTGGCCAGAACAGTCTGAGGAGCTCCTGGGATTGATTGTGAACTCACTTAGAGCTTTGGATGGAGCTGTTCCGCAAGGATGTCCAGAGCCAAGACGACGACCTCAGTCTGCACAGAAAATTGCTCTTGTATTGGACAAAGCTCCTAAGCATTTGCAAGCAGACCTTGTTGCACTGGTGCCAAAATTGGTTGAGCTGTCAGAACACCCACTGGCTGCCTGTGCACTTCTTGAGCGACTACAAAAGCCAGATGCAGAACCTTCTTTACGAATACCT GTGTTTGAAGCTCTTAATCAACTGGAGTGTGGTAGTGAAGTGTGGGAACGCATTCTGTTTCAGTCGTTTGAACTTTTGACAGATTCAAATGATGAACCCCTTGCTGCGACGATAGATTTTATATTCAAAGCAGCATCTCAATGTCAACACTTACCTGAAGCA GTTAGGTCTGTTCGTGTAAGGCTGAAAAATCTTGGTCTTGATGTGTCGCCTTGTGTCCTTGACTTCTTGAGCAAGACTATAAATAGTTGGGGTGATGTTGCTGAAACCATACTTAGGGACATTGATTGTGATGATGATTATGGTGATAGTTGCTCAGCTCTGCCTtgtggaatttttttatttggtgAACACAGCACCACTACTGCCGGACTTCATGTGATTGATGAGCAGGCTTTTCGTGCTAGTCGTCATTTTTCTGATATATACATACTGTTTGAGATGTTATCCATTCCTTGTCTTGCTGTTGAAGCCTCTCAAACATTTGAGAAAGCTGTAGCTCGAGGTGTAATAGGGGCTCAGTCTGTAGCCTTAGTATTGGAAAGCCGCCTTTCTCAAAGATTGAGTAATGGTGCCAGATATGTTTCTGAAAATTTTCAGCATCCAGAGGGTGCATCAGAGGGAGATGTAAGTGAGCAACTTGGAGTTCAAAGGGAGGATTTTACTTCAGTTCTTGGTCTTGCTGAAACTTTGGCCCTTTCGAAAGACCAATGTGTGAGGGAATTTGTGAAGTTGCTTTACACGATATTGTTTAGATGGTATGCCAATGAATCTTACCGGGGGAGGATGCTGAAGAGGCTTGTTGACCGTGCCACTAGCACAGCAGATGCCGGTCGTGAAGTAGATTTTGATTTGGATGTCTTAGTTACTTTAGTCTGTGAGGAGCAGGAGATTATTCGACCTGTTTTGAGTATGATCCGTGAAGTTGCTGAACTTGCAAATGTTGACCGGGCTGCTCTGTGGCACCAGTTATGCGCTAGTGAAGATGAAATTATTCGTGTTCGTGAAGAAAGCAAAATTGAGATTTCTAATATGGCTAAGGAAAAAGCTATTATAGCACAAAAACTGAGTGAATCCGAGGCCACAAGCAATCGCCTCAAG TCTGAAATGAGGACTGAGATGGATCGGTTTTCTCGAGAAAAGAAGGAAATATTAGAACAGGTTCAAGAAGTTGAGAGTCAGCTTGAGTGGCTTCGTTCGGAGCGGGATGAAGAAATAACAAAGCTTTCTGCGGAGAAGAAAGTTCTTCAGGACCGTTTACACGATGCAGAGACACAAATTTCTCAGTTGAAATCTCGAAAACGTGATGAATTGAAG AAAGTAGTAAAAGAGAAAAATGCACTGGCTGAAAGATTGAAGAATGCTGAAGCTGCACGCAAGAGATTTGATGAAGAACTGAAAAGATTTGCAACAGAGAATGTAACACGGGAAGAAATCCGGCAATCACTTGAGGATGAAGTCCGTAGACTGACTCAAACAGTAGGGCAAACCGAGGGAGAAAAGCGGGAGAAGGAAGAGCAGGTTGCTAGGTGTGAAGCATATATTGATGGCATGGAATCTAAGTTGCAAGCCTGCCAG CAATATATTCACACGCTAGAGGCCTCCCTCCAGGAGGAAATGTCGCGACATGCCCCTCTGTATGGTGCCGGTCTGGAAGCTCTATCAATGAAAGAGTTGGAAACACTATCACGTATTCATGAAGATGGGCTGAGGCAGATCCACGCCCTTCAACAGCGTAAAGGGAGTCCTGCCGGGAGTCCACTTATGAGCCCCCATGGCCATGGTCTCCCCCACAGCCACGGATTATATCCTGCTGCATCTCTGCCGATGGCCGTTGGGATGCCCCCACAAATCATCCCAAATGGGGTAGGGATCCATAGCAATGGCCATGTGAATGGTGCAGTTGGACCTTGGTTTAATCACACTTGA